A region from the Stutzerimonas stutzeri genome encodes:
- a CDS encoding amino acid ABC transporter permease → MTTHTFKPDLPAPSANIGVVGWMRANLFSNWWNTLLTLVGLYLIWMIVPPMLEWAIIKADWSGETRADCTREGACWVFVQTRFSQFMYGFYPPELRWRVDATAWLAIVGAAPLFLRQMPSKARYGIAYLIVYPLVAYWLLHGGFLGLENVPTSRWGGLMLTIVIAAVGIAGALPLGILLALGRRSDMPAIRVLCVTFIEFWRGVPLITVLFMSSVMLPLFLPEGMNLDKLMRAMVMVVFFEAAYVAEVVRGGLQAIPKGQYEAAAAMGLGYWRSMILVILPQALKMVIPGIVNTFIALFKDTSLVIIIGLFDFLNSIKRATSDPAWLGMSTEGYVFAALVYWIFCFGMSRYSMHLERKLDTGHRN, encoded by the coding sequence ATGACGACTCATACTTTTAAGCCGGACCTGCCGGCGCCATCCGCCAATATCGGCGTGGTTGGCTGGATGCGTGCCAACCTGTTCTCCAACTGGTGGAACACGCTGCTGACGCTGGTCGGGCTGTATCTGATCTGGATGATCGTTCCGCCCATGCTCGAGTGGGCGATCATCAAGGCCGACTGGAGCGGCGAAACCCGCGCCGACTGCACGCGCGAGGGCGCTTGCTGGGTGTTCGTGCAGACGCGCTTCAGCCAGTTCATGTACGGCTTCTACCCGCCGGAATTGCGCTGGCGGGTGGATGCGACCGCCTGGCTTGCCATTGTCGGCGCAGCGCCTTTGTTCCTGCGGCAGATGCCGAGCAAGGCGCGCTATGGCATCGCCTATCTCATCGTCTATCCGCTGGTCGCCTACTGGCTGTTGCACGGCGGCTTCCTCGGCCTCGAAAACGTGCCGACCAGCCGCTGGGGCGGGCTGATGCTGACGATCGTGATCGCCGCGGTGGGCATCGCCGGGGCGCTGCCGCTCGGCATCCTGCTGGCGCTCGGTCGACGTTCGGACATGCCGGCGATCCGTGTGCTCTGCGTGACCTTCATCGAGTTCTGGCGTGGCGTGCCGCTGATCACGGTGCTGTTCATGTCGTCGGTAATGCTGCCGTTGTTTCTCCCCGAGGGGATGAACCTCGACAAGCTGATGCGCGCGATGGTGATGGTGGTCTTCTTCGAGGCGGCTTACGTCGCCGAGGTGGTGCGCGGCGGTTTGCAGGCGATCCCCAAGGGCCAATACGAGGCCGCTGCGGCGATGGGCCTGGGTTACTGGCGCAGCATGATCCTGGTCATCCTGCCGCAGGCGCTGAAAATGGTCATTCCGGGCATCGTCAATACCTTTATCGCCCTGTTCAAAGACACCAGCCTGGTGATCATCATCGGCCTGTTCGACTTCCTCAACAGCATCAAGCGGGCGACCTCCGATCCTGCCTGGCTGGGGATGTCGACCGAAGGTTACGTATTTGCAGCGCTGGTCTACTGGATTTTCTGCTTCGGTATGTCGCGCTACTCGATGCACCTGGAGCGCAAGCTCGACACCGGTCACCGGAATTAA
- a CDS encoding amino acid ABC transporter permease, giving the protein MRTIAKTEAARGSLLTDPQARAWLFQILAVVTVVAVGWFLFDNTQTNLAHRGITSGFGFLDNAAGFGISQHLIDYSESDSYGRVFWVGLLNTLLVSVIGIILATLIGFVLGVARLSPNWLIRKIATVYIETFRNIPPLLQIFFVYFAVLSPLPGPRNSLSLWDIIFVNNRGVQMPSPSAGDGFWPFWIALFVALVAIVLLNRWARARHDATGQTFPAFWASVALFVAIPTLCGLLFGAPFLWEVPELQRFNIRGGWVIIPELVSIVLALSIYTAAFIGETVRAGIQSVSHGQTEAAASLGLRPGRVLRLVIIPQALRVIIPPLTSQYLNLAKNSSLAAAIGYPDMVSLFAGTVLNQTGQAIETMAITMSVYLAISISISLLMNWYNKRIALIER; this is encoded by the coding sequence CGCAGGCGCGAGCCTGGTTGTTCCAGATTCTGGCAGTCGTGACGGTAGTGGCTGTCGGCTGGTTTCTCTTCGACAATACCCAGACCAACCTCGCTCATCGGGGCATTACATCCGGCTTCGGCTTTCTCGATAATGCGGCCGGTTTCGGCATCTCCCAGCACCTGATCGACTACAGCGAAAGCGACTCCTACGGGCGTGTGTTCTGGGTCGGCTTGCTCAACACGCTGTTGGTCAGCGTCATCGGCATCATCCTGGCGACGCTCATCGGTTTCGTCCTCGGCGTTGCGCGACTGTCACCCAACTGGCTGATCCGCAAGATCGCCACCGTGTACATCGAAACGTTCCGCAATATCCCGCCGCTGCTGCAGATATTCTTCGTCTACTTCGCCGTGCTCAGCCCGTTGCCAGGGCCTCGCAACAGCTTGAGTCTGTGGGACATCATTTTCGTCAACAACCGCGGTGTGCAGATGCCTTCGCCAAGCGCCGGGGACGGCTTCTGGCCGTTCTGGATCGCCTTGTTCGTGGCGCTGGTGGCCATCGTCTTGCTTAACCGCTGGGCACGTGCACGCCACGACGCGACCGGTCAGACATTCCCTGCGTTCTGGGCCAGCGTCGCCTTGTTCGTTGCCATCCCGACCTTGTGTGGGCTGCTGTTCGGCGCGCCATTCCTCTGGGAAGTGCCGGAACTCCAGCGTTTCAATATCCGCGGTGGCTGGGTCATCATCCCCGAGTTGGTGTCGATCGTGCTGGCGCTCTCGATCTACACCGCAGCCTTTATCGGCGAGACCGTTCGTGCCGGCATCCAGTCGGTCAGCCATGGCCAGACCGAGGCAGCCGCGTCGTTGGGCCTTCGCCCGGGCCGCGTTTTGCGCCTGGTCATCATTCCCCAGGCGCTGCGGGTGATCATCCCGCCGCTGACCAGCCAGTACCTCAACCTGGCGAAGAACTCGTCGTTGGCCGCTGCGATCGGTTATCCCGACATGGTTTCGCTGTTCGCTGGAACGGTGCTGAATCAGACCGGGCAGGCGATAGAAACCATGGCCATCACCATGAGCGTCTACCTCGCCATCAGCATCAGCATTTCGCTGCTGATGAACTGGTACAACAAGCGCATTGCGCTGATCGAACGGTGA